GAAATTGATTACATCCCTGGAGAATCTCACGGATGGAGAGATTTTGATAGAGAATGAGCCGGTAATGGGACCATCTGAAAAATGTAGTATGATATTTCAGGAGGCAAGACTTTTTCCATGGTTGTCCGTGGAAAAGAATATTGAATTTACCATTCCGAAAAATGTGCCCAAAAAGGAACGGAAAGAAAGGGTCAAATCCCATATTGAACTGGTCGGATTAGGAGGATTTGAAAATGCCGTGCCCGCCCAGCTTTCTGGGGGAATGCAGCAGCGTGTGAGTATAGCAAGAGCACTGGCTGCCAAACCTGAAATCTTGTTACTGGATGAACCTTTTGGAGCATTAGATGCTTTTACCAGAATCAATATGCAAGAAGAAACGCTTCGCATATGGGAAAAGGAGAAAACGACCATGTTATTGGTCACACATGATATTGATGAGGCAATTTATCTAAGCGACAGAATCATTGTGTTATCTGCAAAGCCAGGACTTGTGAAAGCAGATATTAAGATAAACCTTCCAAGA
This genomic window from Roseburia sp. 831b contains:
- a CDS encoding ABC transporter ATP-binding protein, whose protein sequence is MEKDETILSVRHAKKDFVIGNEIVNVLGDINLEIKKGEFVSIVGSSGCGKSTLLKLITSLENLTDGEILIENEPVMGPSEKCSMIFQEARLFPWLSVEKNIEFTIPKNVPKKERKERVKSHIELVGLGGFENAVPAQLSGGMQQRVSIARALAAKPEILLLDEPFGALDAFTRINMQEETLRIWEKEKTTMLLVTHDIDEAIYLSDRIIVLSAKPGLVKADIKINLPRPRERSGEAFMQIRRKVMMELFEKKNSQHDIEYYI